From Mercenaria mercenaria strain notata chromosome 17, MADL_Memer_1, whole genome shotgun sequence, the proteins below share one genomic window:
- the LOC123536785 gene encoding uncharacterized protein LOC123536785 — protein MKITFSVWLSFTVCALGLTVASPIGKVFQVTGKDSTESQTVSPLLLALTLSEDHVSLLPQKPSRSDNNIRTTTFPHSAVSGTRTSEETNNSHFRGVRSATSKETQTPDETTVGPITEETTAKSVKEESTVVPVDEITTSSVVTGETTAPVEVVLDREYLDNASRTVKAVLAKVENQIIELGYPYGAVDVLSRPMLPSDIRENAQQCVQIQPMLKAMHELLNDFMSHLEGLTTLNGDTTVKYAVRALDWSIFNLISPLYSYTPTVAPGTNVKNSEEVMCTLKTLQTQCEIIGHVLLDLKNC, from the exons atgaaaataa cattttcagtATGGCTATCGTTCACTGTGTGTGCACTGGGACTGACGGTTGCGTCACCAATAGGCAAAGTATTTCAAGTCACTGGAAAAGACAGCACGGAATCTCAAACTGTGTCACCACTTCTTCTAGCACTAACACTGTCAGAAGACCACGTATCACTACTCCCACAAAAACCCTCAAGATCTGACAATAATATTAGAACCACAACTTTTCCACATTCAGCTGTTTCAGGGACTAGAACCTCAGAAGAAACGAACAACTCACATTTTAGAGGAGTTCGTAGCGCAACATCTAAGGAAACTCAAACCCCAGATGAAACCACAGTTGGTCCTATCACGGAAGAAACAACCGCAAAATCGGTGAAAGAGGAATCAACCGTTGTCCCTGTCGATGAAATAACAACTTCTAGTGTGGTAACAGGAGAAACAACTGCACCTGTTGAAGTAGTTTTGGACCGAGAATATCTGGATAATGCATCCAGAACTGTTAAAGCAGTTTTAGCAAAAGTGGAAAATCAGATCATAGAG CTGGGTTATCCGTATGGTGCAGTGGATGTGTTGTCCCGTCCCATGCTCCCATCAGATATTAGAGAAAATGCGCAGCAGTGTGTTCAGATAcag CCGATGTTGAAGGCAATGCACGAGCTTCTGAACGACTTCATGTCCCATCTGGAAGGTTTAACTACACTGAATGGGGATACTACTGTAAAATACGCTGTTAGGGCACTTGACTGGTCCATCTTCAATCTG atatCACCATTGTACAGTTACACCCCGACTGTGGCACCGGGAACCAATGTAAAGAATTCAGAGGAAGTTATGTGCACTCTTAAGACATTGCAAACCCAGTGTGAAATTATTGGCCACGTTCTTTTAGATCTCAAAAACTGCTGA